Proteins co-encoded in one Spirosoma endbachense genomic window:
- a CDS encoding endo-1,4-beta-xylanase: MKFLFTLAGLAGLIQLVDNGAHCILVAPDAPSQTLAEAAPFPIGFAVSPASIKSNAPYRQTVIQEATSITADVAMKPSRISPQKGIYNVDVADQLIEFARSQKKRVHGHTLVWYIDTSPNWLKQIRDSTDLESTLQTYIQTVGTHFKGKVASWDVVNEAVDNNRGAIRKDSLNTVGKTLFNVGKILGDDYVARMFQYAHKADPNARLFYNDYGQETRPAKLSAIVNMANDFKRRGIPIHGLGLQMHISIDTPNEGIENAIRKSAETGLLIHISELDIAMNPGKKKDFAETPELLEKQYQKYKFVVSTYKKIVPASQQFGITLWGVDDGTSWIPGFCQCLDAALPFDANFGKKRAYQGFLDGLK; this comes from the coding sequence ATGAAATTCCTGTTCACTTTAGCTGGCCTTGCTGGTTTGATACAACTTGTTGATAATGGAGCGCACTGCATTCTGGTTGCTCCGGATGCACCATCGCAGACACTCGCCGAAGCGGCTCCATTCCCAATTGGGTTTGCCGTCAGTCCGGCCAGCATCAAGAGTAATGCCCCATACCGGCAAACGGTCATTCAGGAAGCCACTAGCATTACAGCCGATGTCGCCATGAAACCCAGTCGGATTAGTCCGCAAAAAGGCATTTATAACGTTGATGTAGCCGATCAGTTGATTGAATTTGCCCGTTCGCAAAAGAAAAGGGTTCATGGTCATACGCTCGTGTGGTATATCGACACCAGCCCTAACTGGCTCAAACAGATCCGTGATTCGACGGATCTGGAGTCGACGCTGCAAACCTACATCCAGACTGTCGGAACGCACTTCAAAGGGAAGGTAGCTTCCTGGGACGTAGTAAACGAAGCGGTTGATAATAATCGGGGGGCTATCCGCAAAGATTCGCTCAATACAGTAGGCAAAACGCTGTTCAATGTCGGTAAAATTCTGGGCGATGACTACGTAGCTCGGATGTTTCAGTATGCGCACAAGGCTGACCCAAACGCCCGTCTGTTTTACAACGATTACGGACAGGAAACGCGTCCCGCTAAACTGTCTGCCATTGTGAACATGGCCAACGATTTCAAACGGCGTGGTATTCCGATCCACGGACTCGGTCTTCAAATGCACATCAGTATCGACACGCCAAATGAAGGCATTGAAAATGCGATTCGTAAATCCGCCGAAACGGGGCTGCTGATTCATATTTCCGAACTGGATATTGCCATGAATCCGGGTAAGAAAAAAGACTTTGCCGAAACACCTGAACTGCTCGAGAAACAGTATCAGAAGTACAAATTCGTCGTAAGCACTTACAAAAAAATCGTACCCGCCAGTCAGCAGTTTGGGATTACGCTGTGGGGCGTCGATGATGGAACATCCTGGATCCCAGGATTTTGCCAATGCCTTGATGCCGCGCTACCATTCGATGCGAATTTCGGAAAAAAGAGAGCGTATCAGGGCTTTCTGGATGGCCTGAAATGA
- a CDS encoding DUF1553 domain-containing protein, producing MKNSSLSNLVRILGCLLTGFALGSCSDSVEIPKEVGAFADKLPETVDYNLHVKPILSDRCFKCHGPDKNKIEAGLQLASFEGATQLLKSRTVAIDPGDIGGSELIRRILSHDPDEVMPTPKSNLTLTNEEKAILIKWVEQGAKYKEHWSLSPIEKPAVPTVGASFLARWGLADDSQTRWVRNDIDRFTLSKMNQLGLKPSPEADKTTLLRRVYMDLTGLPPAPAEVMQFCRDTRPDAYERVVDKLLTSPHFGEQQAISWLDLARFADSQGYQDDPMRNAYPYRDWVIRAFNQNKSFNEFVTEQLAGDLLPGPATPAVLRDRLVATSFNRQHAQSGENGIVPEEYRIEYVADRTNTFGKAMLGLTMECCRCHDHKYDPISAKDYYSLFAFFNQNKETGQITHNGEACPSVMLPTAEIEKKLRYIQTKIKAIEPKLNPENYHRSFANWATNPKPVLTLNQGLLVHLPFDADSNDTYTNTANPGFDAFVSGDKERKPLPTTGKVGKGLLLQGDCGIGIALSGVDRVNGKLQEPGKRFSKGLNFERNQPFSVSIWTNVKQAGVQGAIFRRSNYENEGYRGYSVSLNPDRTLRVLFSYVWPANCIELRTRQKLPINSWQHLTLTYNGNGKANGIRLFINGSQAPCELITDNLTKSLLHGPFGTNKSSQLPVFEIGNEQREKTIRQVAVDELRIYNRQLSDLEVQSLRFQGGPKSTGVVAGVLAISAQSLRRSRHSTLQQQLQEHYALTVDSTFANYTRQLTDWRGEEVNLLTDIPEVMTMQELPAPQRRKTFILKRGVFDAPGEEVTAQTPHKLGELPPDYPRNRLGLAKWLLNESNPLFARVMVNRFWQQYFGNGLVKTQEDFGNQGELPSHPELLDWLAVQFRQDGVNGWDVKVFIRRMVLSATYRQSSHATKEQLEADPDNKGLARGSSYRYTAEQVRDNVLAASGLLVREIGGPSVYPYQPAGIWEAMATRNTVTYRQQHGDSLYRRSMYTIWKRTSPPPMMLNFDAPDRALCTVRRQKTATPLQALVTLNDPQFVEAARVLAERTMKHTPSLSQRITYFFQAALSRPPRPTEQVLLQQLYDTERNGFLKSPKRAEALLQTGEYPRDQSLNPVDVAAYTVVATTVLNYDEALVKR from the coding sequence ATGAAAAACAGCAGCCTATCTAATCTCGTTCGTATTCTCGGTTGTTTACTCACCGGGTTTGCGCTGGGCTCATGTTCTGATTCAGTTGAGATACCGAAGGAGGTTGGTGCCTTTGCGGATAAACTACCCGAAACGGTTGATTATAACCTGCATGTAAAGCCTATTTTGTCAGATCGGTGTTTTAAATGCCACGGTCCCGATAAGAACAAAATCGAGGCTGGTTTGCAACTGGCCAGCTTCGAAGGCGCTACGCAGCTACTCAAAAGCAGAACTGTTGCCATTGACCCCGGCGATATCGGCGGTAGCGAACTCATCAGGCGGATTCTGAGTCATGATCCCGACGAGGTAATGCCCACTCCCAAATCGAACCTGACGCTTACCAATGAAGAAAAGGCGATTCTCATCAAGTGGGTTGAGCAGGGCGCGAAATACAAGGAGCACTGGTCGCTATCGCCCATTGAAAAACCTGCCGTACCCACTGTTGGGGCCAGTTTTTTAGCGCGCTGGGGCCTTGCTGACGACAGCCAGACACGCTGGGTTCGAAACGATATTGATCGGTTCACGCTCTCCAAAATGAATCAGTTGGGGCTGAAACCCTCGCCCGAAGCGGATAAAACAACGCTGCTCCGGCGGGTATACATGGATCTGACAGGCCTGCCGCCAGCACCTGCCGAGGTCATGCAGTTCTGCCGCGATACCCGACCCGATGCCTATGAGCGAGTCGTTGATAAACTGCTTACTTCTCCACACTTTGGTGAGCAACAGGCCATTAGCTGGCTGGATCTGGCCCGTTTTGCCGATTCACAGGGGTATCAGGACGACCCGATGCGGAATGCCTATCCATATCGCGACTGGGTCATTCGGGCATTTAATCAGAATAAGTCGTTCAATGAATTTGTGACCGAACAACTGGCGGGTGATCTGCTGCCCGGACCCGCTACACCCGCTGTTCTGCGCGACCGGCTGGTGGCTACCTCCTTCAATCGGCAACATGCCCAGAGTGGTGAAAATGGCATTGTTCCCGAAGAATACCGCATCGAATACGTTGCCGACCGGACTAATACGTTCGGTAAAGCCATGCTGGGCCTGACGATGGAGTGCTGCCGCTGCCACGACCATAAATACGACCCTATTTCGGCCAAAGATTACTATTCGCTATTCGCGTTTTTCAACCAGAATAAGGAGACGGGGCAGATCACGCATAACGGAGAAGCCTGCCCATCGGTAATGCTGCCGACGGCTGAAATTGAAAAAAAGCTCCGCTATATTCAGACTAAGATCAAGGCCATTGAACCCAAACTAAATCCTGAAAATTACCATCGATCGTTCGCGAACTGGGCCACGAATCCCAAACCCGTCCTGACGTTAAATCAGGGGTTGCTGGTTCATCTGCCTTTCGATGCTGACAGTAACGATACGTATACCAACACAGCAAACCCCGGCTTCGATGCGTTTGTCAGCGGAGATAAGGAGCGGAAACCACTGCCAACCACTGGAAAAGTGGGTAAAGGACTCCTGTTGCAGGGTGATTGTGGCATTGGGATTGCCTTGTCGGGTGTTGATCGGGTAAATGGTAAACTACAGGAGCCCGGTAAACGATTCAGTAAAGGGCTCAATTTTGAGCGTAATCAGCCATTCTCGGTCAGTATCTGGACGAACGTCAAGCAAGCGGGGGTACAAGGGGCTATTTTTCGCCGGTCGAACTACGAAAACGAAGGGTATCGGGGTTATTCGGTAAGCCTCAACCCCGATCGTACGCTTCGGGTGCTGTTTAGCTACGTGTGGCCCGCCAATTGCATTGAACTTCGAACCCGGCAGAAACTGCCTATCAACTCGTGGCAGCATCTGACCCTTACCTACAATGGGAATGGCAAAGCCAATGGCATCCGACTGTTCATCAACGGTAGTCAGGCCCCTTGCGAACTCATTACCGATAACCTGACCAAAAGCCTGCTGCACGGTCCGTTCGGCACCAATAAATCATCGCAACTACCTGTTTTTGAGATCGGGAATGAGCAGCGGGAAAAAACCATTCGCCAGGTTGCAGTCGACGAATTACGCATCTACAACCGCCAGCTTTCGGACCTGGAAGTGCAGTCGCTGCGGTTCCAGGGTGGGCCTAAATCGACTGGTGTCGTTGCTGGAGTGCTGGCCATATCCGCTCAATCCCTTCGACGGAGCAGGCATTCGACCCTTCAGCAACAATTGCAGGAACATTATGCCCTAACGGTTGATTCGACTTTTGCCAATTATACTCGTCAGCTTACAGATTGGCGGGGGGAAGAAGTAAACCTATTGACCGACATACCGGAGGTAATGACCATGCAGGAACTGCCCGCACCTCAGCGCCGGAAAACCTTCATTCTGAAACGGGGTGTTTTTGATGCTCCTGGTGAGGAAGTTACGGCTCAAACGCCCCACAAGCTGGGCGAGTTGCCCCCCGATTATCCCCGCAACCGGCTGGGGCTGGCTAAGTGGCTTCTCAACGAGTCGAATCCTTTGTTTGCGCGGGTTATGGTCAACCGTTTCTGGCAGCAGTATTTTGGCAATGGACTGGTGAAAACGCAGGAAGACTTTGGTAATCAGGGCGAATTGCCCTCTCACCCCGAACTGCTGGATTGGCTGGCCGTTCAGTTCCGGCAGGATGGCGTAAATGGCTGGGATGTAAAAGTGTTCATTCGGCGGATGGTACTGTCGGCAACGTACCGCCAGTCATCCCATGCGACTAAAGAACAGCTAGAAGCAGACCCCGACAACAAAGGGTTGGCCCGTGGATCGAGTTACCGCTACACGGCCGAACAGGTGCGTGATAATGTATTGGCTGCCAGCGGCTTGCTGGTGCGTGAGATTGGTGGCCCGAGCGTGTATCCGTATCAGCCAGCGGGCATCTGGGAGGCAATGGCCACCCGAAATACCGTTACCTACCGACAGCAGCATGGTGATAGCCTGTACCGCCGGAGTATGTACACGATCTGGAAACGTACATCGCCCCCGCCCATGATGCTTAACTTCGATGCACCCGACCGGGCCTTGTGTACGGTACGTCGGCAGAAGACCGCAACGCCCTTGCAGGCACTGGTAACGCTCAATGATCCGCAGTTTGTGGAAGCTGCCCGCGTGCTCGCCGAACGAACTATGAAACATACCCCATCGCTGTCTCAGCGTATCACTTACTTTTTTCAGGCTGCTTTGTCCCGGCCCCCAAGGCCTACCGAACAGGTTTTGCTTCAGCAATTGTATGATACCGAACGAAACGGGTTTCTGAAAAGTCCGAAACGAGCCGAAGCATTGCTGCAAACGGGTGAATACCCCCGTGATCAATCGCTGAATCCAGTCGACGTAGCAGCTTACACCGTGGTAGCCACTACAGTATTGAATTACGACGAAGCCCTCGTTAAACGCTGA
- a CDS encoding DUF1501 domain-containing protein: MNTDLQDQLVDQFSRRNFLGVAGLGVGAAALASLLPRQALASSEQPKGVGSPHFPPKIKRVIYLFQSGAPSQLETFDYKPKLEAMWGQNLPESVRNGQRLTGMSAGQSSFPLAASLFKFAQHGKSRAWVSELLPHHTKIVDDVSFIKSMYTEHINHDPAVTFIQTGNQIGGRPSMGSWMSYGLGSENKNMPAFVVLLSKGRSGDQPLYAKLWSNGFLPSTHQGVIFRSGPDPIFYLNNPTGIDKTSRRNMLNTLAKLSQDQYKHVLDPEINNRVQQYEMAYRMQASVPETLDIASEPDYIFDLYGPDSRTPGTFAANCLLARKLAEKDVRFIQLYHQGWDQHFNLPKDIKTMASSVDQASAALIQDLKQRGLLDDTLVIWGGEFGRTNYSQGKLTKDNYGRDHHPRCFTVWLAGGGIKKGFSLGQTDEFSYNIVKDPVHVHDLQASILHLLGIDHEQLTFKFQGRRYRLTDVAGKVVKPILA; the protein is encoded by the coding sequence ATGAATACCGACCTACAGGATCAGCTAGTTGATCAGTTTAGCCGCCGGAATTTTCTGGGTGTGGCAGGGTTGGGCGTTGGTGCGGCTGCGCTGGCGTCGCTCTTACCCAGGCAGGCACTCGCTTCGTCTGAACAGCCGAAGGGCGTAGGTTCTCCACATTTCCCGCCCAAAATCAAGCGCGTTATTTACCTGTTTCAGAGTGGGGCTCCCTCGCAACTGGAAACGTTTGATTACAAGCCGAAACTCGAAGCCATGTGGGGCCAGAATTTACCCGAATCAGTGCGGAATGGACAACGGCTAACGGGAATGTCAGCAGGGCAAAGCTCGTTTCCGCTGGCGGCTTCGCTGTTCAAATTTGCGCAGCATGGAAAGAGCCGGGCGTGGGTGAGCGAACTGCTGCCGCACCATACAAAGATTGTGGATGATGTCAGTTTCATCAAGTCGATGTATACCGAGCACATCAACCACGATCCGGCGGTGACCTTCATCCAGACCGGTAATCAGATCGGGGGGCGGCCGTCGATGGGGTCATGGATGAGTTACGGACTGGGGTCAGAAAATAAAAATATGCCCGCGTTTGTCGTGCTACTCTCAAAAGGCCGCTCGGGCGATCAGCCCCTCTACGCCAAGCTGTGGAGTAATGGTTTTCTGCCCTCCACGCATCAGGGCGTCATTTTTCGGTCGGGTCCCGACCCGATTTTTTACCTCAACAACCCAACGGGCATCGACAAAACGTCGCGTCGGAACATGCTCAATACGCTGGCTAAACTGAGCCAGGATCAGTACAAACACGTGCTCGACCCCGAAATCAATAACCGGGTACAACAGTACGAAATGGCCTATCGAATGCAGGCATCGGTACCTGAAACCCTCGATATTGCCAGTGAGCCCGACTACATCTTCGATCTCTATGGTCCCGATAGTCGAACGCCCGGCACGTTTGCTGCCAACTGTCTGTTGGCCCGTAAGTTAGCTGAGAAAGACGTTCGATTTATTCAGCTCTATCACCAGGGCTGGGATCAGCATTTTAACCTACCCAAAGACATTAAAACAATGGCCTCGTCTGTCGATCAGGCGTCGGCGGCATTAATTCAGGATCTGAAACAGCGCGGTTTGCTCGACGACACGCTCGTGATCTGGGGGGGCGAATTTGGCCGTACCAACTACTCGCAGGGTAAACTCACCAAAGATAATTATGGCCGTGACCACCATCCGCGCTGCTTCACGGTGTGGTTGGCGGGTGGTGGGATCAAAAAAGGATTTTCGCTCGGGCAAACCGATGAATTTAGTTACAACATCGTTAAAGACCCGGTTCATGTGCACGATTTGCAGGCCTCTATTCTGCACCTGCTGGGCATCGATCACGAGCAATTGACCTTCAAATTTCAGGGGCGCCGGTATCGCCTGACCGACGTAGCGGGTAAGGTCGTAAAACCCATTCTGGCATAG
- a CDS encoding right-handed parallel beta-helix repeat-containing protein: MKIRFKLMQLGLLLSTNVLFGCDQKAVDDLVVTKPPTVSASAKRYYVSDALGSDANSGLSMSSPFKTINAGQNAALPGDTVFVMNGTYVPATTIQLLKSGTADKFIVYKAYPGHTPKFAFSGSLWNAVSINGSYLVLEGIEFQGNNQNLTHAGALASYTDKQAGGTNNDLYATYNMNGISIGGPRTDSKFPHHVVIRNCKIHDFPGGGLSAIQADYVTFEGNTIYNNAWYMMYGGSGISILTPFDSDANTGYKNIVRNNSCSNNKTTIPWIGLTPARLSDGNGIIIDVNLRPYGSTATDKPYKGRTLVENNISFNNGGSGIHAFEAAHVDIINNTTYNNAQVMVDYADLYANTCSDVKIMNNIVYSKPGGKCNSNNKNTNVIYDYNVYFNGATAVKGANDKVVDPQFVNLATDLTLANFSVKNGSPAIDAGTKLLFSANDIKGVARPKGGSVDCGAYEVQ, from the coding sequence ATGAAAATCAGATTCAAATTAATGCAGTTAGGCCTCCTGTTATCGACTAACGTCCTTTTCGGCTGCGATCAAAAAGCAGTCGATGATCTTGTCGTCACTAAGCCACCAACCGTTAGTGCGTCGGCGAAGCGGTATTACGTTTCTGATGCGTTAGGGTCTGATGCCAACTCGGGATTATCCATGTCGTCGCCATTCAAAACAATCAATGCCGGACAGAATGCCGCGCTCCCCGGCGACACTGTTTTTGTCATGAATGGGACGTATGTGCCAGCTACCACGATTCAACTCCTAAAATCGGGCACGGCAGATAAATTCATTGTCTACAAAGCGTATCCGGGTCATACGCCGAAATTTGCTTTTTCAGGAAGTCTCTGGAATGCTGTCAGCATCAATGGATCGTATCTCGTGCTGGAGGGTATTGAATTTCAGGGCAATAATCAAAATCTTACGCATGCGGGTGCCCTGGCTTCGTATACCGATAAGCAGGCTGGGGGGACGAATAATGACCTGTATGCGACTTACAATATGAACGGTATTTCTATCGGAGGTCCGCGAACGGATTCCAAATTTCCGCACCACGTAGTGATCCGAAATTGTAAAATACATGATTTCCCGGGAGGTGGGTTAAGCGCTATTCAGGCAGATTACGTCACGTTTGAGGGAAATACGATCTACAACAACGCCTGGTATATGATGTATGGAGGGAGCGGCATTAGTATTCTGACCCCCTTCGACAGCGATGCCAATACGGGGTATAAAAATATTGTTCGGAATAATAGCTGCTCCAACAATAAGACCACTATTCCCTGGATTGGTCTTACACCCGCCCGACTTTCGGATGGCAACGGAATTATCATCGATGTTAACCTGCGACCCTATGGCTCAACGGCTACCGATAAGCCATACAAAGGACGAACGTTGGTGGAGAACAACATCAGTTTTAATAATGGTGGGTCGGGCATTCATGCCTTTGAGGCCGCCCATGTCGACATCATCAATAACACGACCTATAACAATGCCCAGGTCATGGTCGATTATGCAGACCTGTATGCGAACACGTGTAGTGATGTGAAAATCATGAATAACATCGTCTATTCAAAGCCGGGGGGAAAGTGTAATTCAAACAACAAAAACACGAATGTCATCTACGATTATAACGTCTATTTCAATGGCGCGACAGCCGTGAAGGGAGCGAATGATAAAGTTGTTGACCCTCAGTTTGTCAACCTGGCGACTGATCTGACATTGGCAAATTTTTCTGTGAAAAATGGAAGCCCGGCCATTGATGCGGGGACGAAGCTTCTTTTTTCTGCGAACGATATAAAAGGTGTCGCTCGCCCAAAAGGTGGTTCGGTCGATTGCGGTGCTTATGAAGTTCAATAA
- a CDS encoding glycoside hydrolase family 28 protein — protein sequence MKNHNVLILSVAFLFSYQVFGQQYDIRDFGARTDTTFLNTKAIQSAIDQCAGKGGGEVLVPAGTYYTGTIFLKSNVFLHLSAGSVLQGSYNPADYPEHTILSAKKYGTITHNGLYVEKMKALVITDRATHTGIIGLGTLKGPGEGKAFQLGLNKDGKPKNIFFIGCRDVLLEGISILNSAQVTVSISGCERVTINKIYLRSWVNWNCDGLDIDGKDVIISNCRIDSEDDALCFKSEYLDKFCENITVTNCVLSSICNGIKFGTGSRSGFRNITVTNCVIRKGSVNGYRHWPMTVSIVHRPEETSVNTGIVILGVDGGIVENINISDIIMTDVLSPIFIRVGKRFLNPDKKTSVMRHINIQNIRAETRSIIPSILAGLEESPAEDIRLSNIRITIPKGVAADSLRTFPAIVREDVKGYPENRLTFGTKLPASAFYIRHVNGLTIDDVVVTYGEPDARPAFYVDDVRGLKLRNVVIGDKKLEKMDAMLTEKNSERIEVMN from the coding sequence ATGAAAAATCACAACGTATTGATTCTGTCAGTTGCCTTCCTGTTTAGTTACCAGGTATTCGGTCAGCAGTATGATATTCGTGATTTTGGCGCCAGAACCGATACTACTTTTCTAAATACGAAAGCCATTCAATCAGCTATTGATCAATGTGCTGGCAAGGGTGGAGGTGAGGTTCTGGTGCCTGCCGGTACGTATTATACAGGAACGATCTTCCTGAAATCTAATGTTTTTCTGCATCTGTCGGCCGGGTCAGTACTACAGGGGAGCTACAACCCGGCCGATTATCCGGAACATACCATTTTATCCGCAAAAAAGTACGGTACTATCACCCACAATGGTCTCTATGTCGAGAAAATGAAAGCCCTGGTTATTACCGACAGGGCAACTCATACAGGAATTATTGGGCTGGGTACGCTGAAAGGACCCGGCGAAGGGAAGGCGTTTCAACTGGGGCTGAATAAGGACGGTAAGCCCAAAAACATTTTTTTTATCGGCTGTCGGGATGTGCTGCTGGAAGGTATCAGCATCCTCAACTCAGCGCAGGTAACCGTTTCAATATCAGGTTGTGAGCGAGTCACCATCAATAAAATCTACCTCCGAAGTTGGGTGAACTGGAATTGCGACGGGTTGGACATCGATGGGAAAGATGTTATCATTTCCAACTGCCGCATCGACTCAGAGGATGATGCACTCTGCTTTAAAAGCGAATACCTCGATAAATTCTGCGAAAACATAACAGTCACCAATTGTGTGCTGTCGAGCATCTGCAATGGGATCAAATTCGGTACCGGTTCACGAAGTGGCTTCCGAAATATTACCGTCACCAATTGTGTCATCAGGAAAGGGTCGGTAAACGGGTATCGGCACTGGCCAATGACTGTCAGTATCGTGCATAGGCCCGAAGAAACGAGTGTCAACACGGGCATTGTCATTCTGGGTGTCGATGGGGGGATCGTTGAGAACATCAATATCTCTGACATTATCATGACGGATGTATTAAGTCCGATTTTTATCCGGGTAGGCAAGCGGTTTCTGAATCCGGATAAAAAGACGTCCGTAATGCGGCACATCAATATTCAGAACATCAGAGCCGAGACCCGGAGCATCATTCCCTCAATTCTTGCCGGTTTGGAAGAAAGTCCAGCCGAAGATATCCGACTCTCCAATATTCGAATTACGATCCCCAAAGGCGTTGCTGCGGATTCACTCAGGACGTTTCCGGCAATCGTTCGCGAAGATGTAAAAGGGTATCCGGAAAACAGGCTGACATTCGGGACAAAGCTCCCGGCAAGTGCTTTTTATATCAGGCATGTGAATGGGTTAACCATTGATGATGTGGTAGTTACCTATGGTGAACCCGATGCCAGGCCTGCTTTCTATGTAGACGATGTGCGAGGTTTAAAATTAAGAAACGTGGTTATCGGCGATAAGAAACTGGAGAAAATGGACGCGATGCTTACAGAGAAGAACAGCGAGCGAATTGAAGTAATGAATTGA
- a CDS encoding formylglycine-generating enzyme family protein, which yields MLRKGLVCSWLLCCWTGNAFGQNRNALAEKYYQLIETPTSPEKWDAWRSELRAWKDSTRRFLNFNGENYQKSEYKWASSAYSTFFLMASETTLYDKNGTYAIRNCLRKYEDSYGGVDVVVLWPTYPQLGFDNRTQYSFYRNLPGGVAGLKQVCNELHQLGKKLMIAYNPWDNIARNQGKTDEDELLDLLTETGADGVYLDTISNFDGFFQKMQKANAGAVFQSEIPIRPDVLNQVHQSWLEVGWNEKYKNLEFGEVPLLVRNRWLEQRHMIYRLSRFSHEQSTLLQNAWINGCGIVIWENVFGTVNEVNPRDRSLLRAMLPIQRRYTQFFTEGSWTPLFPIQLNRVFASRWQLGKSILWTLVNRQEQWTTGKLFEQDDVPGVRYFDLIAGKELKPGRANGKVSLYADYGPKDIGCILAVAESDLTDDLIAFLKKQADTHKRANYSTAFHLAKPRLKPGITTPAYAKNKLPKGMESIPVSRDSVHMMFSFRQRECGFYPIRNFVDYAYSQARNEITTGEVTVKLRPFAMDETLVTNAQFAQFLKASQYQPRHRENFLRHWVNNAPPVGQENHPVVWVALDDARAYAKWAGKRLPTEAEWQWAAQNGPAQTRYPWGNAFDSTVVNTGQWTGATPVNRFDKGRTKQGLYDMSGNVWQLTESERTDGYNRFCILRGGAWYVNRASEWYADQGAQDTSFGAKYLLTWAGLDRCATVGFRCVVDSQ from the coding sequence ATGCTCAGAAAGGGACTAGTCTGTAGTTGGCTCTTGTGTTGCTGGACGGGAAATGCGTTCGGGCAAAACAGAAATGCCCTTGCTGAAAAGTACTACCAACTGATTGAAACGCCAACATCGCCCGAAAAATGGGATGCGTGGCGTTCCGAACTACGGGCCTGGAAAGATTCAACTAGAAGATTCCTGAACTTTAACGGAGAGAATTATCAGAAAAGCGAGTACAAATGGGCATCCAGTGCCTATTCTACGTTTTTCCTGATGGCCAGCGAAACAACCCTTTATGATAAAAACGGGACGTATGCCATCCGGAATTGCCTCAGAAAATACGAAGACAGCTACGGCGGTGTTGACGTAGTGGTTTTATGGCCGACGTACCCACAGCTGGGCTTCGATAACCGGACTCAATACTCGTTTTATCGAAATCTGCCGGGGGGTGTTGCGGGTCTTAAACAGGTATGCAATGAATTGCATCAGCTCGGAAAAAAACTGATGATTGCCTACAATCCCTGGGACAATATTGCCCGGAACCAGGGCAAAACTGATGAAGACGAACTGCTTGATTTACTGACTGAAACGGGTGCCGACGGGGTATATCTGGATACGATTTCAAATTTCGACGGCTTTTTTCAAAAAATGCAGAAGGCCAACGCCGGAGCTGTGTTTCAGTCCGAAATACCGATTCGTCCTGATGTGTTGAATCAGGTGCATCAATCGTGGCTGGAGGTGGGCTGGAATGAGAAATACAAAAACCTTGAGTTTGGTGAAGTGCCCTTGCTGGTGCGCAACCGATGGCTGGAACAGCGGCACATGATTTACCGGCTTTCGCGCTTCAGCCACGAACAATCGACACTTCTCCAAAATGCATGGATCAACGGCTGCGGAATCGTGATTTGGGAAAACGTATTCGGTACCGTAAATGAAGTCAATCCCCGTGATCGATCGCTGTTGCGAGCCATGTTGCCCATTCAACGGCGCTATACCCAATTTTTCACGGAAGGCAGTTGGACACCCCTGTTCCCGATTCAACTCAACCGGGTGTTCGCGAGCCGCTGGCAACTGGGCAAAAGCATACTATGGACGCTAGTCAATCGGCAGGAACAATGGACAACGGGTAAACTTTTTGAGCAGGACGACGTACCGGGCGTTCGCTATTTCGACCTGATAGCGGGGAAAGAACTTAAACCAGGCCGTGCCAACGGGAAGGTGAGTTTGTACGCTGACTACGGCCCCAAAGACATCGGTTGTATTCTGGCCGTCGCCGAATCGGATCTGACCGATGACCTCATTGCTTTTCTGAAAAAACAGGCCGACACCCACAAACGGGCTAACTATAGCACTGCCTTTCATCTGGCCAAGCCCCGTCTGAAGCCGGGAATCACTACCCCGGCCTACGCAAAAAACAAATTACCTAAAGGCATGGAATCCATACCCGTTTCACGAGATTCGGTGCATATGATGTTCAGTTTCCGACAGCGGGAGTGTGGTTTTTACCCAATTCGCAATTTTGTGGACTACGCCTACAGCCAGGCTCGCAACGAAATAACAACGGGCGAAGTGACCGTAAAGCTCAGGCCGTTTGCCATGGATGAAACCCTGGTGACAAACGCGCAATTTGCTCAGTTTTTAAAAGCAAGCCAGTATCAACCTCGGCATCGCGAAAACTTCCTCAGACACTGGGTCAACAACGCTCCGCCCGTTGGTCAGGAGAATCACCCGGTAGTGTGGGTAGCGTTGGACGACGCCCGTGCCTACGCTAAATGGGCTGGGAAACGACTACCAACCGAAGCCGAATGGCAATGGGCTGCTCAAAATGGACCCGCCCAGACTCGCTACCCCTGGGGCAATGCCTTCGATTCGACGGTTGTGAATACGGGACAATGGACAGGAGCTACACCCGTCAACCGGTTTGACAAAGGCCGGACGAAACAGGGGTTGTATGACATGAGCGGCAATGTATGGCAACTGACCGAAAGTGAGCGAACCGACGGCTACAATCGCTTCTGCATTTTGCGTGGGGGAGCCTGGTACGTCAATCGGGCTTCGGAGTGGTACGCCGATCAGGGGGCTCAGGATACCAGCTTTGGCGCTAAATATTTACTGACATGGGCGGGTCTGGATCGCTGTGCAACGGTGGGGTTTAGATGCGTAGTGGATAGCCAATAA